The nucleotide sequence CGACCAGCGCCTGATCCGCGGTCAGAGCGTGGCCTGGGGCCGGGTGGTGGTGGATGAAGAGGTCTATGGCTTTCAGCATATCAATCCCGGCGCCGCGGTGGAGGAGCAGCGCTTCGAGCCGCCCCTGGCGGCTCGCTGGAGCGCCCCGGCGCTGTGGATCGATCTGCCCATGGCGCTCAACGCCGAACGGCAACAGCCGGGCTGGTCGCTGGTGGCCGCGCTGCCCCTGCTGACCCTCGCCAGTGCGAACGATCTTGTGCCCGCCTACGATGCCGAGGCGCAGCGGCTCTACTTCGTAGACGCCCAGCCGGGAGGCAACGGCCTCGCCGCCTGGCTCTTCGAGGTCCTCGAAGCTGTTTTGCCAACCGCCTACGAAGTGGCGCTGAACGGACGCGTCGATCCGTTGCTAAAAACGGCCGCCCGGGCCGATATGGACTGGATGCTGGCGCTGCTGGGTGGAGTGACGCCGGCGCCGGTCGAACGATCTCGCGAACCGGTCACGCCCGAGTTGCCCCTGCGACACGAAGCGCCCCGCCACGAGGCCCCGTTCGCCGCGACGACCCCGGTGGAGGCGTCACTGATCTGGTCCGAGCCGCAGGCGCCGGATAAGCCTCCCCCGCGGCGCAAGGCGACCCGCGCGGGCGCCGCCGCCTCGGAGAGAGCGACGCCGGAAGGACCGGATCAACGGCCCGCGCCGCGGCGGCGCGAGTCGTCGGCCTCCGCCGCGCGGGAGGAGCGTCCGGCGCGGCGCAAAGCCCCATCTGCGCCGCCGGAGGCGTCCACGGATCGACGCCAGCCGCCTCCGCCGGCGCCCTCTGCCAGCGAGGAGGCTGTGCCACCCGTCACGGCCGATCCCGCCGAACTGGCGGCGCGGTTGCGCGCGATGCGCGCCCAACGCCAGCAAGGGGGCGCTCCGCGGGCGCCAGGACCGGTGTCGGGTGGCGAGCCACGCTTCCGCCCCGGGGATAGCATTGTCTGCGTCCCCCATGGGCCTGGCACGGTGGTGGCGAGCCGGGTTGAAGACGGGCGCGAGATTCTGCGGGTTCGGTTCGCTGGCCTTGGCGAGTTGATGGTTGACGCCTCGGTGAACCTGGTGCGCCTGGCCGAGGACAATGCGCCGGGCGAAGCGTAGCGAGAGGTGGGTATGGCGGAGGATCATCTGAAGCGCCTGCGCGCCCTGCGAGAAGCAGCTTTGCTCGGAGGCGGTCCGGAGCGGATGGCGCAGCAGCACGCCCGCGGAAAGGGGACTGCGCGCGAGCGCCTCGCCCACTTGCTGGATCCTGGCTCGTTTCAGGAACTCGGCACGCTGGCACGGCACCAGATCAGCGACTACGGGTTGGCAACCCAGCGTTATCCTGGCGACGGCGTGGTGACCGGCTTTGGCAGCATCAACGGCCGGCGGGTGGCTGTCTACGCGCAGGATTTCACCGTCCTGGGCGGCTCATTCTCCGAGGTGCAGGCGCGCAAGATCACCCGCCTGATGGATCTGGCGACCGAGAGCGGCATTCCGATCATCGGGTTGAACGACTCGGGCGGGGCGCGCATTCAGGAGGGGGTGCGGTCGCTGGCGGCCTACGGCGAAGTCTTTCTGCGCAATGTGCTCTCCTCAGGCGTGGTGCCGCAGATCTCGCTCATCCTCGGCCCCTGCGCGGGCGGGGCGGTCTATTCCCCCGCGCTTACCGATTTCGTGATCATGGCTCGCGATGTCGGGTACATGTTTCTCACCGGCCCGGAGGTGATCCGCGCCATTTCGGGCCGCGAGGTGACGGTGCAGCAGCTCGGCGGGGCCGATGTGCACCACGAGCGCAGCGGGGTGGCTCATCTGGTGGCCGAGAACGAGCGCGCGGCCCTGGATCTGGTCAAAACGTTGTTGAGCTACCTGCCGCAGAACAATGCGGAGGATCCGCCCCGCCAGCCCTCCGGCGATCCGCCGGAGCGTATGGACGCGGCGCTTGACACCCTGGTTCCCGCAGATGAACGGAGCAGCTACGATATGCACCTGGTGATCGAGCGCATCGTTGACCAGGGGAGCTTTCTGGAATTGCAGCCCGCCTACGCCGCCAATGCCATCATCGGCTTCGCCCGCCTGAACGGCTACGCTGTAGGCGTTGTCGCCAATAATCCGGCGGTGCTGGCGGGGGTGCTCGACATTAACTCCTCGGACAAGATCGCCCGCTTTGTGCGGATCTGCGACGCCTACAACCTGCCGGTGATCACCCTGGTGGACTGTCCGGGCTACCTGCCGGGGATCGAGCAGGAGTACGGCGGCGTGATCCGGCACGGGGCGAAGATCATCTATGCGTATGCCGGGGCGACTGTGCCGAAACTCTCAGTGATTGTGCGGAAGGCAATCGGCGGGGCCTACATTGCCCTGAGCAGCAAGCAGATGCGTTCGGACATGAATTTCGCCTGGCCTACGGCCCAGATTGCGGTGATGGGCGCTGAAGGAGCGGCGCGGATACTCTGGCGCGAGGAGTTGCGGCGCGCCGCCGATCCGGCGGCGCTGGAGCAGCAGTTCATCGCCGAGTACCGCGAACGCTTCTTCAATCCCTACCACGCCGCCGATCTGGGACAGATTGACGAAATTATTGAACCGCGCGAAACGCGCCCGCGCCTCATTCGCGCCCTGGAGATCCTGCGCACCAAGGTGCAGCAGAATCCGGCGCGGAAGCATGGCCTGTATCCGTCGTGAAACGCTGGCGCCAGTCCTGACAAGGTTGACGCAAAGGCGCGAAGTCGCAGAGTGTTGTGGTGTTGCTGTCAAGGCTTTGCGCCTCTGCGTCATTGCGTCAGGCGTATATCTTTCGGGCCGGCGTGATACCTTCACGTCCCTTCCAGCAGAGCGCGGGGAAACCTGGTTTCCCCGCCTTCCTGCGCCTGCCTATCAAGCCGTTTTGAGATGGGTTCGCAGACCGATGACAGATCTGTGGTTCGGAATCCAGATAACCATCTACGGCATGGGTCTGGTATTCGCCTTGCTGGCGCTCCTCTGGGGCTTGCTCGCGCTGCTGGTGTGGCTGGACGAGCGATGGCGCGCGCCCGCCGCGGCGCCCGAAGGGATAACCGTGGCGCTCGAAGAGGTTGCCGAGACACGTGGAGCGCAGGTGCGCGGCGCCGGCGTTGAGGAACTCGCCCCCGAAACGCTTGCGGCCATCGCGGCGGCGGTGCTGGCGCACGCCGCTCGGGAACAGCCGGGGGAGATCACTGCCGCGCCGCCCGAAAGCCCGGCAGAGGCCAGTCGCTGGGTGGCCGCCGGACGCATCAGACAGACGACACGCGCGGTGCAGCGACGAAGGGGGTGACATGCGACGCTACCGGCTAACCGTCGGCGGGCGGCAGTTTGAGATTGCGGTAGAAACGCTGGGACCGGATCGCTACCAGGTGGAGTTAGAAGGGAAGCAGTACGAAGTAACCCTGGAATCTCTCGCTGCGGGCGCGCTGGATGGCGCTGCTCTCCCCTTGCCGCGCGCGGAGGAGGTTGCGCCGACTGTATCTCCGGCGCCGGCAGCATCAGAGGGCGCACTGCTGACCGCTCCCATGCCTGGCACGGTGTTACGCATCGAAGTGTCGGTTGGCCAGACGGTGCGGCGTGGTGATCCGGTGCTCGTCCTTGAGGCGATGAAGATGCAGAACCTTATCCGTGCGCCGGGCGA is from Chloroflexaceae bacterium and encodes:
- a CDS encoding acyl-CoA carboxylase subunit beta, encoding MAEDHLKRLRALREAALLGGGPERMAQQHARGKGTARERLAHLLDPGSFQELGTLARHQISDYGLATQRYPGDGVVTGFGSINGRRVAVYAQDFTVLGGSFSEVQARKITRLMDLATESGIPIIGLNDSGGARIQEGVRSLAAYGEVFLRNVLSSGVVPQISLILGPCAGGAVYSPALTDFVIMARDVGYMFLTGPEVIRAISGREVTVQQLGGADVHHERSGVAHLVAENERAALDLVKTLLSYLPQNNAEDPPRQPSGDPPERMDAALDTLVPADERSSYDMHLVIERIVDQGSFLELQPAYAANAIIGFARLNGYAVGVVANNPAVLAGVLDINSSDKIARFVRICDAYNLPVITLVDCPGYLPGIEQEYGGVIRHGAKIIYAYAGATVPKLSVIVRKAIGGAYIALSSKQMRSDMNFAWPTAQIAVMGAEGAARILWREELRRAADPAALEQQFIAEYRERFFNPYHAADLGQIDEIIEPRETRPRLIRALEILRTKVQQNPARKHGLYPS
- a CDS encoding acetyl-CoA carboxylase biotin carboxyl carrier protein subunit: MRRYRLTVGGRQFEIAVETLGPDRYQVELEGKQYEVTLESLAAGALDGAALPLPRAEEVAPTVSPAPAASEGALLTAPMPGTVLRIEVSVGQTVRRGDPVLVLEAMKMQNLIRAPGDGAVSEVLVTPGQTVGHGEPLVRFVAEGR
- a CDS encoding OadG family transporter subunit → MTDLWFGIQITIYGMGLVFALLALLWGLLALLVWLDERWRAPAAAPEGITVALEEVAETRGAQVRGAGVEELAPETLAAIAAAVLAHAAREQPGEITAAPPESPAEASRWVAAGRIRQTTRAVQRRRG